A stretch of Deltaproteobacteria bacterium DNA encodes these proteins:
- a CDS encoding serine/threonine-protein phosphatase, with translation METYAITHRGLKRKENQDRFFIREWDDQTILVAVADGMGGEAGGGLAAQISIEAVKEFTPDPAAPEAFLKKAFQTAALRIHEEVRKDFRLDGMGTTLTGACIKNGMTFWAHVGDSRLYLFREGDLTQITEDHTFVNSLVKDGVITREEAERHPMQNILLHCVGCEPMEVSSGRFEVFKGDLILLSTDGLHHEVLEKKISSILAGETGIKEKFERLLKAALEAGGRDNITLAGVRV, from the coding sequence ATGGAAACTTACGCCATAACCCACCGGGGGTTGAAACGGAAAGAGAACCAGGATCGGTTTTTTATCCGGGAATGGGATGATCAGACCATCCTTGTGGCCGTGGCCGACGGGATGGGGGGAGAGGCCGGTGGGGGGCTGGCTGCACAGATATCCATAGAAGCTGTCAAAGAGTTTACCCCTGACCCGGCCGCCCCGGAAGCTTTCTTAAAAAAAGCATTCCAGACCGCGGCCCTAAGAATCCATGAGGAAGTCCGAAAGGATTTCCGGTTAGACGGAATGGGTACGACCTTGACCGGGGCCTGCATAAAAAACGGGATGACTTTCTGGGCCCATGTGGGCGACAGCCGGCTTTACCTTTTCCGGGAGGGAGATTTGACCCAGATAACGGAAGACCATACATTCGTCAATAGCCTCGTAAAAGACGGAGTTATCACCAGAGAGGAGGCCGAAAGGCATCCCATGCAAAATATCCTGCTCCACTGCGTCGGTTGCGAGCCTATGGAGGTAAGCTCCGGCCGGTTCGAGGTTTTCAAAGGGGACCTGATCCTTCTTTCCACCGACGGACTGCATCACGAGGTCCTGGAGAAAAAGATAAGCTCCATCCTGGCCGGGGAAACCGGCATCAAGGAGAAATTTGAAAGACTTCTTAAGGCTGCTTTGGAGGCCGGCGGCCGGGATAATATTACCCTGGCGGGGGTGAGGGTTTAG
- a CDS encoding DoxX family membrane protein encodes MIYRILHWACRIFLGGIFLYSGFTKLENSLQFAAAVEGYQLLSPGLVLWVVKILPWLEIVLGGVLLLGFKIRYTAALAASLLLFFTLIMLATYLQGIETDCGCFGVGERISPLTLVRDALFILPALSLVVLPWWERNIGRSNRKT; translated from the coding sequence ATGATCTATCGCATCCTGCATTGGGCCTGTCGAATTTTCCTGGGTGGGATCTTTTTATATTCCGGCTTCACCAAATTAGAAAATTCCCTGCAGTTTGCCGCCGCTGTCGAAGGATACCAATTGTTATCCCCTGGTTTAGTCCTTTGGGTCGTAAAGATACTTCCCTGGCTGGAGATCGTCTTAGGGGGAGTCCTGCTGCTGGGCTTCAAGATCCGGTATACGGCCGCTCTGGCCGCTTCGCTGCTTCTCTTTTTCACCCTTATCATGTTGGCAACTTACCTTCAGGGCATCGAAACCGACTGCGGTTGCTTCGGAGTAGGCGAGCGGATTTCACCTTTAACCCTGGTCCGGGATGCCCTTTTCATCCTGCCGGCCCTGTCCCTGGTTGTCCTGCCCTGGTGGGAACGCA
- a CDS encoding serine/threonine protein kinase: MSAERKCLLTPGAILNDKWMIMNLVGKGAMGEVYRAHQLNLQRDVAIKIISADWLQTAEDEGKESENIIQRFRREFQAMAQVRHPNVLQIYDYGACSSPKEEGRFDIDYIVMEYIPGATLRFTLSDEGFEPDEKLIKDWIQEYFLPVLDGVQALHALGIVHRDLKPENILLDGTIPKITDFGLARSSRLKPLTQTVDSQGTLNYMPPEQFVDFKRVDQRGDLFSLGRILYEAITGKISKETIPFKTVKLANPTTPFLQTLDRIVQWATAEEREQRLDSVEKMRQLLKEAIREFEAEKNKMNIPALPAPYPRWVHPRWIWGGIALTVAAVLGMTLWHLLGNP; encoded by the coding sequence ATGTCCGCCGAAAGAAAATGCCTCCTCACCCCGGGGGCCATACTCAATGATAAGTGGATGATTATGAACCTGGTGGGCAAGGGGGCTATGGGAGAGGTTTATCGGGCCCATCAGTTAAACTTGCAGCGGGATGTGGCCATAAAGATCATATCCGCCGATTGGCTTCAGACGGCCGAAGATGAGGGCAAGGAGTCCGAAAATATTATTCAAAGGTTTCGTCGTGAATTTCAGGCCATGGCTCAGGTCCGACATCCGAATGTCTTACAAATATATGATTATGGGGCTTGCTCCAGCCCAAAAGAGGAAGGGCGTTTTGATATTGATTACATTGTCATGGAATATATTCCCGGGGCCACCTTGCGGTTCACCCTGTCCGATGAAGGCTTCGAACCGGATGAAAAATTGATTAAGGATTGGATTCAGGAATATTTTTTGCCTGTTCTCGACGGCGTTCAAGCCCTGCACGCCCTGGGAATCGTCCACCGTGATCTGAAGCCTGAAAATATCCTCCTGGATGGGACCATCCCCAAGATTACCGATTTCGGGCTGGCCCGTTCCTCCCGTCTCAAACCCCTTACCCAGACCGTAGACTCCCAGGGGACATTAAATTATATGCCTCCTGAACAATTTGTTGATTTCAAAAGGGTAGATCAGCGGGGAGACCTCTTTTCTCTGGGACGGATTCTCTATGAAGCCATAACCGGAAAAATTTCTAAAGAGACCATTCCTTTCAAGACAGTAAAGCTGGCCAATCCGACCACCCCGTTTCTTCAAACCCTGGATCGTATTGTCCAATGGGCCACGGCTGAAGAACGGGAACAACGGCTGGATTCGGTTGAAAAAATGCGCCAATTGCTTAAAGAAGCCATCCGGGAGTTCGAAGCGGAAAAAAACAAAATGAATATCCCGGCCTTGCCTGCACCCTATCCCAGGTGGGTCCATCCCAGATGGATCTGGGGTGGAATAGCCCTGACCGTAGCGGCTGTTTTAGGGATGACCCTTTGGCACCTGTTGGGGAATCCTTGA
- a CDS encoding thioredoxin domain-containing protein: MKVQQKGKRSVMMGVNLFVRGMAVLVWLALASPVPAQTGSLKPEDLCLGGKPGAPIRVEVFSDYQCPSCRGFYLETIRPLLKEYGQDNKVCVIYYEFPLNSHKFAFEASRYAVAAGRLGKDQRLRVMEALYENQSRWAADGKIEAVVDGVLSAEEMDKVRKSLKDPSIDQPIHQDIKLAN, from the coding sequence ATGAAGGTCCAACAGAAAGGAAAACGAAGTGTCATGATGGGAGTGAATCTATTCGTCAGGGGAATGGCCGTGCTGGTTTGGTTGGCACTGGCTTCCCCTGTGCCGGCTCAAACCGGTTCCCTTAAACCCGAAGACCTTTGCCTCGGCGGAAAACCCGGTGCACCTATCCGGGTGGAAGTCTTTTCCGATTATCAATGCCCTTCTTGCCGGGGGTTTTATCTCGAAACCATCCGGCCGCTGTTGAAAGAGTATGGGCAGGATAACAAGGTTTGCGTTATTTATTATGAGTTTCCTCTGAACAGCCACAAATTTGCCTTCGAGGCCTCCCGGTATGCCGTGGCCGCAGGCCGTCTGGGGAAGGATCAAAGGCTGCGGGTCATGGAAGCCCTCTATGAAAATCAATCCAGGTGGGCAGCCGACGGGAAGATTGAAGCCGTGGTGGATGGCGTACTATCAGCGGAGGAAATGGATAAGGTCAGGAAGTCCCTCAAGGATCCATCCATAGATCAACCCATCCACCAGGATATAAAACTGGCCAACTAA